The sequence below is a genomic window from Mycobacterium spongiae.
CGGCGGGCATCAGCAGAGGCACCCTGTACAACGAGTTCCGCTCGCGCCGCGGCCTGGCTCGCAGCTATGCCCTTCGATTGACCGACATCATCGTCACCGGAATGCGAACGGCGATCAACGACCACTACCAGGACGGCTACGGGGCGATGCGAACCGTGTTTCGCCAATTCTTCGACCGGGTGCACAACGATCCACTCGCACAAGTGCTGCCAACCGAGAACGCTCCCAACGACATTCTCCGGCTGATCACGGTGGATAGTCAGTTTCTGGTAGATCATGCCGTCGAGCAATTGTCGGCGACCTTCCAGCACAGCTGGGTGAACGCCAGCCGGTACGACGCCGAAGTGATGGGCCAGGCCGTGGTTCGGTCCGCGCTCAGCTTTCTCGCCCTACCGCCGAGCGATTCCGACGACGCCGCACGGGGGATGGCCCACCTCCTCGCGCCCTACATCGAAGCCATCAGCACCCGGAGCTGATCCGCCCACACCGCGCTGTCTGCACTGTCTGCGCGATGGGGATCCTCCTCGACGATGAACTTCAGCTCAGCTGGGGCAGGACAGCGGTGGCGAGCAGCTCTAGCTGCGCGATGTCGGAAATGTCCAGCAGCCACGCATAGATGCGTCGCACGCCGAGGTCTGACCACTGTCCGCAACGGTCGACGACCTCCGCCGGGGTGCCCGCCAGGGCGCTCCCGGCGGGCACTTCGATGCCCAGGCGGCCCATTGCGTCGGCGCGACGAGCGATCTCGCCGTCATTGCGGCCGATGCACAGCGCGAACACCGCCGAATAGACCATCGACTCGGCGCGCCGTCCCGAGGCGGCGACCGCCTCGGCCACTCTCTGCAGCTGTGGACCGGCCGCACCGGGTGGCGTGAGTCCCGGAAGGTTGAACTCGTTGGCAAACCGCGCCGCCAGCGCGGGTGTGCGCCTGGCCCCAAGACCTCCGATGATGATCGGCGGGCGCGGGCGCTGAGCCGGCTTGGGCAACGCGGGGCTGTCTGTGAGCTCGTAGTAGGCGCCCCGATAGTTGAACGTGGTACCGATTGGGGTGCCCCACAGGCCGGTGACGACCTCGAGCTGCTCGGTGAGCCGGTCGAATCGCTCACCTAGTGGCGGGAACGGGATCCCGTATGCCCGATGTTCGGCCTCCAACCAGCCTGCTCCGATGCCGAGTTCGACACGGCCACCACTCATCTCGTCGACTTGGGCGGTGGAGATGGCCAAGGGACCCGGATACCTGAATGTCGCCGACGTGACCATGGTGCCGAGTCGGATTGTTGTCGTCTCGCGGGCGATGGCGGCAAGCGTCACCCAGGAATCGGTGGGTCCGGGCAGTCCGTCGCCCTTGATGGGCAGGTAGTGATCAGAGCGGAAGAACGCTGAGAATCCCAGCTTCTCTGCGGCTTGCGCGACAGCAAGCTGGTCGGCGTAGGACGCTCCCAGCTCGGGTTCCACCACGACGCGAAACTCCACAGTGGCAGTCTGCCAGAACCTCCGGGCGATGTGGCGGTCGTCGCCCACACTCGCCATCGCCGAAACCGTTTCAGTACCGTGGCAGGAATGAAGTACCTGGACGCCGAGGGAATCGGCAAAGTCAGTCGAATCGGTCTCGGCACTTGGCAGTTCGGCTCGCGTGAGTGGGGCTACGGGGACCGGTACGCCTTTGGGGCGGCCCGCGATATCGTGCACCGCGCCCGCGCCCTGGGAGTCACCTTGTTCGACACCGCCGAGCTCTACGGGTTCGGCAAGAGCGAGCGGATCCTGGGCGACGCGCTCGGCAACGAACGCGCCGAGGTCGCCGTGGCCAGCAAAATCTTCCCCGTTGCGCCGTTTCCTGCAGTGATCAAACACCGCGAACGCGCCAGTGCGCGGCGGTTGCAGCTCGACCGCATCCCGCTGTACCAGGTTCACCAGCCCAACCCGGTAGTCCCCGATTCGGTGATCATGCCGGGAATGCGCGACTTGCTCGACAGCGGCGCCATCGGCGCGGCCGGCGTTTCGAACTATTCACTCACCCGATGGCGAAAGGCCGACACAGCTCTCGGACGTCCGGTAATCAGCAACCAGGTTCATTTCTCGCTCGCTCATCCAGGTGCGCTCGAGGATCTGGTGCCGTTCGCCGAGCGCGAGAACCGTATCGTGATCGCCTACAGCCCGCTGGCGCAGGGACTGCTAGGTGGCAAGTACGGACTCCACAACCGTCCTGGCGGCGTTCGCGCGCTCAACCCGTTATTCGGCACCGAGAACCTGCGCCGGATCGAACCCCTGCTGCAGACATTGCGCACAGTCGCCGCCGATGTCGACGCCAAACCCGCACAGGTGGCGCTCGCTTGGCTGATCAGCCTGCCGGGTGTGGTCGCCATCCCCGGTGCTTCCAGCGTTGAACAGCTGGAGTTCAACGTCGCGGCCACCGACATCGAGCTGAGCACGCAAGCCCGCGACGCCCTGACCGCGGCGGCCCGCGCCTTCCGGCCGGTGTCGGCGGGGCGCGTCCTTACCGACACGCTCCGATCCCGGGTGCGCCCGAACGGCGGGCCGTAAACGGGGATGGGCGGGTTCCGGAGCCGAGTATGCGTCGGCTACCGACGGCTTGGGCGTCCTCGAGGGCGTTCTAGAGGCCCGCGTTGCGGGCCAGGTCAATGGCGTATTGGTTCACGAACATGCCCGCGCCCGGGTCCCCGCGGCCGCAGGAACCGTCGGATTCCCCGGGACGCTTGATCCACAGGTAGGCGTCGGCATGCGCGCCGCCGGTAGCCGTGGTGGGCGGCGTGCCCAGCGCTCGGCCGCTGGGGTTACACCAGCTGAGCGCGCTGTCGGGCGCTGGTCCGGCACCGTTGCGCGACGTGTCGACGACGTAGTGGGCGCCGTTGGTGAGCCCCGAAACGGCCTCGCCGTAGCCGATTTCCTCATCGGTGGTAAAAAAGTTCGCCGTGTTGACGCTGAAACCCCTCGCGTGGTCCAGACCGATCTCGTTGAGGCGGGCGGCGAGTTCACCGGCGCTCAACCAGCGCGAGTGGCCGCCGTCGAGGTAGACGGCCGCCGCCGGATCGCGGGCGAGGGTATCCACGGCGTAGCGCAACAGGCCGAAGCGTTCTTGCCGCTGATCGGGCGACAGGCAGTCGGCCATGGCGACCGCGTCGGGCTCGACGATGACCGCCGCCGGCAAGGAACCCAAGCCGGATGCGACGCTGTCGATCCATTGCCGGTAGCTCGCCGCCGACCCGAACCCGCCCGATGCGAAGCTGCCGCAGTCGCGATGTGGGATGCCGTACAGCGTCAGCACCGGCATGGCGCCGGCGGCCTGTGCCGCGCCCGCGTACCTCGACACGGTGCCGGCGACAGAACCAGCGGGAAATGCCTGGTCAATCCAGTACGCCTGTGGCGTATTGGCGACGGCGTCCAGCTGAGGATTCGGCGGATCGGCGCTATGCGCCGCATTCATGGCCGAGGAGATGGGGTCGACATAGAACGGTTGGCCGGCTAACGGGTTGGCCGCGTCGGCCAGGCGCACCGCCGGGGCGGGACCGTTCTGCACCGGGTCGGCTGACAAACCGATGGCGAAGACGGTCGCAACCGCCAGAAAAGGAGAGATCCACCGCGCGACCGCGCTAGCAGCTGAGGACATCACGCGGAAAGCATACAGATCCACTACTAGGTGTTCAGGGGGACGCCTGAACCGATCGCCGGGAGCCGCTCCCGTCCTGGTGTCTACGCCGATCTGGCCGTGGCTGCTATCAGGGTGTGCTGCCGACACCTTTGCCGCGGGTGCGGCGGTGGTATCGGATCAGTGCGGGCGCAGACTTGAGTTGGTCCCATAAGGCGAGCCAGCCCCCGCGTTGCAATGATCGCCGCGCTGGGCCGGGCTTGGGCGGCGACACCTTATGCCCGCGATCGGGGGCGCTGCCCTGGTCGAGGAACTGTCGGATCGCCGGTGGGTGCGTCCAGATGTTGAGGTACTCGACGATGCCGCTGGGGTCGACGACGAAGGTGCAGTTGGGCATGCTTCCCAGCGCGCGATGCAACGTTCCGTCGAGGTCATCGATGAGGATTTCGCGCCGCTCGCCTTCGCGTTGCAGGTCGCGGGCGCAGCCGGTCTTGTCGGCGAGGTTGCGGTGTGGACCCCGACGTTCGCCGGGGTGGGCCTCACGCACGTAGAGTACCAGGAACGCCACGTCTGGATGTGCTGCCGCGATCGCGTTCATCGGCACGATTGTCGACACATGAGGTCCGCACGTCGAGGACCCTGTTTGAAGGACAAACGGGCGCCCGGCATAGTCGGCCAGTGACCGCGGTCGCCCATCAATCGTCGTCAGCGCGAAGGGCGGAAACGCCTCGCCGACGCGCGGGCCCTGCTAGTCGCCCAGGGGATAGTACTTGGGGTCGAAGCGGTCGTAATTGTAAGTCGCAGTTGTTGTTTGGGACATGTCAGCCTTCCTCAGGTGGACGGTTATCGGCTGTGGTCGGCGGCCAGCGCACGCGTGTAGGTGTCGACGATGACGGCGATGTAGGCGGCGTGGTCGTGGTGGGTGGGCGGGCGGTCGAGCACATGTGATAGAAGCGCATGAACCTGCAGCGAGCCAAGCAAGCCGAGCGCCACCGCTTCGTGGTCAACGTCGCGGATCAGTCCGCGCTGGGTGCAACGGCCAAGCCACGCTGCCAGAGTCCGGATTCCGAGAACCGGGGCCGGCGGTGACCCGTCGGGTGGTGCGAGCAGGTCACCGATCGAGACCGTGCTCCAGCGCAGCGCGACGTAATCCTGGGATAGGCGGGCGAAGAACTCCGCTGCGGCGGTGGCGAATTCGGAAAGCTGATCGGCGAAGGGGCGGTCGTCGGGTCCGTTGATCAATACGGCGAACACCGGCGGTGGTGACGGTGGGCGTAGCGCGTCGGTGAGCAGCCGATCGCGGCTGCCGAATCGTTTGAGGATGGCCTGACCGGAGACCCCGAGCTGTGCACCGATCGCATCGGTGGACACCGATGGACCGTGCGTGCGGATCATCGATCGGGTCACGTCGAGGATCTCGTCATCGGAGACGCTGCGCGGACGCGGTGACATCAGCCCAGGGCGGTCGGCAGCGTCGAGGCCGTGACGGCGCGCAGTTGTTCGCGACGAGACGGCCGACCACGCCAGGCGATCACACCGTCGGGCCGTACCAACACCGAGGTCGGCCGGTGCGCACGGTATACGCGGTGGGCCACACCACCACGATCCCATACGCAGAGCTGCTGCTGACCCTCGCCGGACGTTCCCGGGCTGGATGCCCGGCGGATCACGACGACGTCGATGCTGGCGTGGAGGAGTTCGCGATGGTCGGTCTGATCGCGCGCGCCACCGTCGAAGCACAGTAGGACGTGCCGGGGCGAGCGCAGGAGGTCGTGCAATCGCATCGTCGAGTCGCCACATTGCAGCGGTGCATCGGGGGCACGCTGGCCAGCACTGGGTTCGCCACCGAGGCGCGCGTGCGGCGATATCGCAGCCGTGGGTCCCGGCAGGGCGGTGCGCGGATAGGACACCGACAGCATCGTCAGGGCTTCGAGCACCCTGAGCCGAATAGGCCGGACGCGGGTCACCAGCTTCAGCATCCGTTTTCGCGCCGCGCGCAGCATCCTGGACTTGGAGGAGACCAACACGGCGTTGCGGCGGGTCTGGGCAAGCATGTGGGCCGCGACCGGCCGACGCTCTGCGTCGTAGCTGTCGAGCAGCGCCTCAGGTGCGCCTCGGCGGACGGCATCAAGTTTCCACACCAGGTTGAACGCGTCGTGCATACCGGCATTCATGCCCTGCCCGCCGACGGGAGAGTGCACGTGCGCAGCGTCGCCGGCCAGCAGCACGCGGCCTTTCCGGTATGCGCCGGCAAGACGGCTCTGGAACTGAAACGGCGCGATCCACCGCGGGTCGGAGAAGTGCGCCCGGCTCCCGACGCGGGCGCTCCACAGCGCCTCGATCGCGGCGAGATCGATCAGCGAAACATCGTGGGGACGAAGCGCATCCGTGTCTAGGGGCGTGGCCAACCGAAACAGCCCGGGTTCGGGCAGCGGGAGGACCGCGGTGGCACCGGCGTCCGACAGGAACAGGTTTATCCGGTTGGCGTCGAGGGCCGTGTCCATGTGCAGGTCTGCGACCAGAAACCACTGCGGGAACGGCTCACCGTCGAACCCAACGCCCAGCTGTTGGCGCACGCTCGAGTGCGCACCGTCGCAGCCTAAGACCCACGACACCGTCGTTTGCTCGCGTCGGCCGTCGGGGTGGGCAAGTTCGACCTCGACGCGGTCGCCCCGGTCACGAAGCGCCGCTAGCCGCACACCCCACTCCACCCCGCCACCGTCAGCGTGCACGCGGTCGAGCAGCACCCGCTCGGTAGCGTCCTGACCCAACGACAACGCGAACGGGTAGTGCGTCGCCAGACCCGCGAACGATAGGTCAGCGATCACCTCTCCGCGGTCATGAAAGCGAAAGCCACCGATCTCAACACCCACATCAACCAGGCGGGCGCTGATATCGAGGCGCTCGAGCAACTCCAGCGTCCGGGCATGAATGCCGATGGCTTTGGACGTCGTTGACAGACCTGACGCCGCATCGACCACGCGCACTGCGACACCACGTCGCCCCAGCTCCGCGGCCGCCGTCAAGCCGACCGGACCCGCACCGACGATCAAGATTCGGTCGCTGCCGTCCATAAGTTGGTAGTCTACAACCAACTTATGGCGCTGGGTAGCGCCCTGCAGCGAGCGAGCGGCTACACCGTGCGCGCGAGGCGGTCGGCGACCAGCTCGGCGAAGCGCGCGGGATCCTCGAGTGCACCGCCTTCGGCAAGAAGGGCCGTGCCGTAGAGCAATTCTGCGGACTCATTCAGCCGGGCCTTGTCCTCATCATCCGGGTTGTCCTGCTGCGCTTGGCGCAGGGCAGTGATGAGCGGATGGCTCGGATTGAGTTCGAGGATCCGTTTGCCGACCGGCACGTTCTGTCCCGAAGCCTGGTAGATGCGCGCGAGCGCCGGGGTCATCCCTAAGGCGTCGGTGATCAGGCAAGCCGGCGACTCGGTAAGCCGGGTGGACAACCGCACTTCCTTGACATGGTCGCTCAGCGTCTCCGCCAACCAGGTCAGCAGGTCGGCGAATTCTTTCTGCTGCTCCTCGCGCTCGGCATCGCTTTTCTCCTCGTCGGAGTCGAGGTCCACCTCGCCCTTGGCGACCGATTTCAACGGCTTGCCGTCGAACTCGGTCACCATGCCGGTCCAGACCTCGTCGACCGGGTCGGTGAGCAGCAATACTTCATAGCCTTTGGTCTTGAACGCTTCGAGGTGCGGCGACTTCAGCAGTTGCTGGCGCGTCTCGCCGGTGGCGTAGAAGATGTCGCTCTGGCCGTCTTTCATGCGCTCGACGTAGTCGGCCAGGGTGGTTGGTTCGTCGTCGCTATGCGTCGAGGCGAACGAGGCAATCTCCAGCAGGCTGCCCTGGTTGTCGAGGTCCGACATCAGGCCTTCCTTGAGGACCCGGCCGAATTGGGTCCAGAACTTCTGGTAATCGTCGGGCCGCTCGGACTGCAGATCTTTGATCGTGGAAAGCACCTTCTTGGTCAGCCGGCGACGGATTGCGTTGATTTGCCGATCCTGCTGCAGGATTTCGCGAGAGACGTTGAGCGACATGTCCTGGGCGTCGACGACCCCTTTGACGAAACGCAGGTACTCGGGCATGAGCTGGTCGCAGTCGCCCATGATGAAGACGCGCTTGACATACAGCTGAACCCCAGTCTTGGCATCCTGGTTGAACAGGTCGAAAGGCGCATGCGACGGGATAAAGAGCAGCGCCTGGTATTCAAAGGTGCCCTCGGCCTTCATCGCGATGATCTCGAGTGGGTCGTCCCAAGCGTGCGCGATGTGCTTGTAGAACTCCTTGTACTCCTCGTCGGTGACCTCATCTCTAGCCTTCGCCCACAAGGCCTTCATCGAGTTGAGGGTCTCCGTCTCGATAGTGACGACCTCGTCGCCACCCTCTTCGGGAGCCGGAGTGCGCCGCTCAACCTCCATGCGAATAGGCCACGCGATGAAGTCGGAATACTTCTTGACGAGATTGCGAATCGTCCATTCCGTGGTGTAGTCGTGCAGCTCGTCCTCGGCGTCCTCGGGCTTGAGATGCAGGGTGACCGACGTTCCCTGCGGAGCCCCCTCAACGGACTCAATGGTGTAGGTGCCCTCACCGCTGGACTCCCACTTGGTGGCTTCGCTCTCGCCGGCCTTGCGGGTCAGGAGCTCGATCTTGTCGGCGACCATGAACGACGAATAGAAGCCGATGCCGAACTGACCGATCAGCTCCTCGGAGGCCGCTGCATTCTTCGCCTCCCGCAACTTCTGCCGCAGTTCGGCGGTGCCCGATTTTGCCAGGGTGCCGATGAGGTCGACGACCTCCGCGCGCGTCATCCCGATGCCATTGTCACGAACGGTCAACGTCCGCGTGCCCTTGTCCACCTCGATCTCGATATGCAGATCCGACGTGTCCACGGTGTCGGCATCGAGATCCTTGTTCCGCAGCGCTTCGATCCGAAGCTTGTCCAGCGCATCCGAGGCGTTCGAGATCAACTCGCGCAGAAATGCGTCCTTGTTCGAGTAAACCGAGTGGACCATCAGATCCAGCAGTTGACGAGCCTCAGCCTGAAACTCCAGCTGCTCGACATGGGTGTTCATGTGACATTCCTTCCGACAAATCGCGACTCGAATCTAGCGATACCGAATCCGGGACTGTGCCAGGGGTGGTCACCCAATTGACGGCCCGGGCTGGTGGCATTCGCCAGACCAGCTGGCTGGTCGGTCCGGCTAGGCCGTATCGCGCGCAAGCCCGTAGAGGGTGCGATCGTGGGCGCAGACGATCAGCAGGTCTGGGTCCCGACGCTGGTGAAGCTCAACGATTCGCGCCTGGTTGTCGTACATTTGTTTGCGGTTGAACGACAGCAGATCTTGCTGAGCCTGGACGAAGAAGGGCACTCGGTGGCGCCTGTCCAGGGTGCCGAGATGATCGAAGGCGTCACCGCAGTGCAAGACCCAGCGGTGACCGGCGTCAACGGCGACCGCGGCGTGCCCACGGGTGTGACCGGGCATCGGCACCAACACCACGCCGTCGCCGATGGCGTCGAGGGGTTTGGCAGCGACGAATCCACGCCACGATTCCCCACCGGGACCGTGCTCCACCAGCTTGGGACCGTGTGCCCATTGGGTACGGCGATAGCGAACGCGCTCGCGGATCGAGGGAGCGTGGATGGCGCCGCGGGCTTCGGCGGCAGTGACATGGATGTCCGCGTCGGGGAAGTCGGCGATCCCGCCGATATGGTCGAAATCACAATGCGTCAGCACGATGTGGCGCACATCGGACGCGCGGTACCCCAGCTGTTCGATTTGGTATTGCGCAGTTTCGGTGGGCAGCAATGCCGGCCGGAGGAAGTGGCGGACCGGTCCTAGCCGAGCGGGATCGAGGCAGTCCCGGGCGCCGTAACCGGTGTCGACCAAGGCCAGCCCGTCGTCGGTCTCCAGCAGCAACACGTGGCAGATCAAGCCGACACCGGGCACGTTCATCGTGCCGCAGTTGAGGTGGTG
It includes:
- a CDS encoding glycoside hydrolase family 6 protein encodes the protein MSSAASAVARWISPFLAVATVFAIGLSADPVQNGPAPAVRLADAANPLAGQPFYVDPISSAMNAAHSADPPNPQLDAVANTPQAYWIDQAFPAGSVAGTVSRYAGAAQAAGAMPVLTLYGIPHRDCGSFASGGFGSAASYRQWIDSVASGLGSLPAAVIVEPDAVAMADCLSPDQRQERFGLLRYAVDTLARDPAAAVYLDGGHSRWLSAGELAARLNEIGLDHARGFSVNTANFFTTDEEIGYGEAVSGLTNGAHYVVDTSRNGAGPAPDSALSWCNPSGRALGTPPTTATGGAHADAYLWIKRPGESDGSCGRGDPGAGMFVNQYAIDLARNAGL
- a CDS encoding aldo/keto reductase — translated: MKYLDAEGIGKVSRIGLGTWQFGSREWGYGDRYAFGAARDIVHRARALGVTLFDTAELYGFGKSERILGDALGNERAEVAVASKIFPVAPFPAVIKHRERASARRLQLDRIPLYQVHQPNPVVPDSVIMPGMRDLLDSGAIGAAGVSNYSLTRWRKADTALGRPVISNQVHFSLAHPGALEDLVPFAERENRIVIAYSPLAQGLLGGKYGLHNRPGGVRALNPLFGTENLRRIEPLLQTLRTVAADVDAKPAQVALAWLISLPGVVAIPGASSVEQLEFNVAATDIELSTQARDALTAAARAFRPVSAGRVLTDTLRSRVRPNGGP
- a CDS encoding FAD-dependent monooxygenase gives rise to the protein MDGSDRILIVGAGPVGLTAAAELGRRGVAVRVVDAASGLSTTSKAIGIHARTLELLERLDISARLVDVGVEIGGFRFHDRGEVIADLSFAGLATHYPFALSLGQDATERVLLDRVHADGGGVEWGVRLAALRDRGDRVEVELAHPDGRREQTTVSWVLGCDGAHSSVRQQLGVGFDGEPFPQWFLVADLHMDTALDANRINLFLSDAGATAVLPLPEPGLFRLATPLDTDALRPHDVSLIDLAAIEALWSARVGSRAHFSDPRWIAPFQFQSRLAGAYRKGRVLLAGDAAHVHSPVGGQGMNAGMHDAFNLVWKLDAVRRGAPEALLDSYDAERRPVAAHMLAQTRRNAVLVSSKSRMLRAARKRMLKLVTRVRPIRLRVLEALTMLSVSYPRTALPGPTAAISPHARLGGEPSAGQRAPDAPLQCGDSTMRLHDLLRSPRHVLLCFDGGARDQTDHRELLHASIDVVVIRRASSPGTSGEGQQQLCVWDRGGVAHRVYRAHRPTSVLVRPDGVIAWRGRPSRREQLRAVTASTLPTALG
- a CDS encoding LLM class F420-dependent oxidoreductase — protein: MASVGDDRHIARRFWQTATVEFRVVVEPELGASYADQLAVAQAAEKLGFSAFFRSDHYLPIKGDGLPGPTDSWVTLAAIARETTTIRLGTMVTSATFRYPGPLAISTAQVDEMSGGRVELGIGAGWLEAEHRAYGIPFPPLGERFDRLTEQLEVVTGLWGTPIGTTFNYRGAYYELTDSPALPKPAQRPRPPIIIGGLGARRTPALAARFANEFNLPGLTPPGAAGPQLQRVAEAVAASGRRAESMVYSAVFALCIGRNDGEIARRADAMGRLGIEVPAGSALAGTPAEVVDRCGQWSDLGVRRIYAWLLDISDIAQLELLATAVLPQLS
- the htpG gene encoding molecular chaperone HtpG, yielding MNTHVEQLEFQAEARQLLDLMVHSVYSNKDAFLRELISNASDALDKLRIEALRNKDLDADTVDTSDLHIEIEVDKGTRTLTVRDNGIGMTRAEVVDLIGTLAKSGTAELRQKLREAKNAAASEELIGQFGIGFYSSFMVADKIELLTRKAGESEATKWESSGEGTYTIESVEGAPQGTSVTLHLKPEDAEDELHDYTTEWTIRNLVKKYSDFIAWPIRMEVERRTPAPEEGGDEVVTIETETLNSMKALWAKARDEVTDEEYKEFYKHIAHAWDDPLEIIAMKAEGTFEYQALLFIPSHAPFDLFNQDAKTGVQLYVKRVFIMGDCDQLMPEYLRFVKGVVDAQDMSLNVSREILQQDRQINAIRRRLTKKVLSTIKDLQSERPDDYQKFWTQFGRVLKEGLMSDLDNQGSLLEIASFASTHSDDEPTTLADYVERMKDGQSDIFYATGETRQQLLKSPHLEAFKTKGYEVLLLTDPVDEVWTGMVTEFDGKPLKSVAKGEVDLDSDEEKSDAEREEQQKEFADLLTWLAETLSDHVKEVRLSTRLTESPACLITDALGMTPALARIYQASGQNVPVGKRILELNPSHPLITALRQAQQDNPDDEDKARLNESAELLYGTALLAEGGALEDPARFAELVADRLARTV
- a CDS encoding TetR/AcrR family transcriptional regulator; translation: MRTNLAYMVESQPLRNRNPYQSTALSLMHDGVLNALHGLLLERKWSSITMADVATAAGISRGTLYNEFRSRRGLARSYALRLTDIIVTGMRTAINDHYQDGYGAMRTVFRQFFDRVHNDPLAQVLPTENAPNDILRLITVDSQFLVDHAVEQLSATFQHSWVNASRYDAEVMGQAVVRSALSFLALPPSDSDDAARGMAHLLAPYIEAISTRS
- a CDS encoding TetR/AcrR family transcriptional regulator produces the protein MSPRPRSVSDDEILDVTRSMIRTHGPSVSTDAIGAQLGVSGQAILKRFGSRDRLLTDALRPPSPPPVFAVLINGPDDRPFADQLSEFATAAAEFFARLSQDYVALRWSTVSIGDLLAPPDGSPPAPVLGIRTLAAWLGRCTQRGLIRDVDHEAVALGLLGSLQVHALLSHVLDRPPTHHDHAAYIAVIVDTYTRALAADHSR
- a CDS encoding MBL fold metallo-hydrolase; its protein translation is MKVHHLNCGTMNVPGVGLICHVLLLETDDGLALVDTGYGARDCLDPARLGPVRHFLRPALLPTETAQYQIEQLGYRASDVRHIVLTHCDFDHIGGIADFPDADIHVTAAEARGAIHAPSIRERVRYRRTQWAHGPKLVEHGPGGESWRGFVAAKPLDAIGDGVVLVPMPGHTRGHAAVAVDAGHRWVLHCGDAFDHLGTLDRRHRVPFFVQAQQDLLSFNRKQMYDNQARIVELHQRRDPDLLIVCAHDRTLYGLARDTA